In a genomic window of Gossypium arboreum isolate Shixiya-1 chromosome 7, ASM2569848v2, whole genome shotgun sequence:
- the LOC108458460 gene encoding uncharacterized calcium-binding protein At1g02270-like isoform X1, which yields MVMLASFFKDPEFANVDSSENESIPFRGTILRTKSGKFSSVSEPCVSCTTFNILAPIYKRLDQQNQNVRESDFRAFWLARNERIVDWLLYESSSIICLQEFWVGNEELVQMYEQRLGASGYDTFKLARTNNRGDGLLTAIHKEYFRVLNYRELLFNDFGDRVAQLLHVQSVIPFLQNNDDSMQQEILIVNTHLLFPHDSSLSIVRIHQVYKILQYLETYQRENKLSQVPVMLCGDWNGSKRGHVYKFLRSQGFVSSYDIAHEYTDSDHKWVSHRNHRGNICGVDFIWLRNPNKSIKPLKISWAEAAFGIIKYQLQKASLNEKDAFDFLRADNNGNYITYSDFCDALKQLKLTSLSHGLSFQEMKDLWVQADVDGNGVLVYDEFKRIWYCTCSENIDEDSNSEDSKEGITKEAFGFAVKNAILFPREVEKGIWPENYHLSDHARLTALFSPVRLRCSQKSL from the exons ATG gtaATGTTGGCAAGTTTTTTTAAAGACCCAGAATTTGCTAATGTGGATTCAAGTGAAAACGAGTCTATACCTTTTAGAGGAACGATTTTGAGGACAAAAAGTGGTAAATTTTCATCAGTTTCGGAGCCTTGCGTTTCTTGTACCACCTTCAACATCTTGGCACCTATCTACAAGCGATTGGACCAGCAG AATCAGAACGTACGTGAAAGTGATTTCAGAGCATTTTGGTTAGCTAGAAATGAGAGGATTGTAGATTGGTTGCTTTATGAAAGCTCTTCCATTATCTGTCTCCAG GAATTTTGGGTTGGAAATGAAGAATTGGTACAAATGTACGAACAAAGGCTTGGTGCTAGTGGCTATGACACCTTCAAGCTTGCAAGAACcaacaaccgaggagatg GCTTGCTGACTGCCATTCACAAGGAGTActttagggttttaaattataGAGAGTTGCTCTTCAATGACTTCGGAGACCGTGTTGCTCAGTTGTTACATGTTCAATCGGTCATCCCTTTCTTGCAAAATAATGATGATAGTATGCAACAAGAAATTCTTATTGTGAACACCCACCTGTTATTTCCTCACGATTCCAGTTTATCCATCGTAAGAATTCACCAG GTTTATAAAATACTACAATATCTTGAAACATATCAGAGAGAAAACAAACTCAGCCAGGTGCCTGTCATGCTCTGCGG TGACTGGAATGGAAGCAAGCGTGGGCATGTTTACAAATTCCTCAGGTCCCAGGGATTTGTTTCATCGTACGATATTGCTCATGAATATACAGACAGTGATCACAAG TGGGTTAGCCATCGAAATCATAGAGGAAACATCTGTGGTGTTGATTTCATATGGCTTCGTAACCCTAACAAGTCAATAAAACCATTGAAGATAAGTTGGGCTGAAGCAGCTTTCGGTATAATAAAG TATCAACTTCAAAAGGCTTCATTGAATGAAAAAGATGCCTTTGACTTTCTAAGGGCCGACAACAATGGAAACTACATAACATATTCGGATTTCTGTGATGCACTTAAACAG CTAAAGTTAACCAGTCTTTCTCATGGACTAAGTTTCCAGGAGATGAAAGATCTTTGGGTCCAAGCAGACGTTGATGGAAATGGTGTTCTAGTCTACGATGAATTTAAA AGAATTTGGTACTGTACATGTTCAGAAAATATAGATGAAGATAGCAACTCAGAGGACTCGAAGGAAGGCATCACAAAAGAAGCCTTTGGTTTCGCAGTAAAGAATGCGATTCTCTTCCCCCGCGAAGTGGAGAAGGGGATATGGCCCGAGAACTACCACCTTTCCGATCATGCCCGACTCACTGCACTGTTCTCACCGGTTAGGTTACGGTGTTCACAGAAAAGCCTATAG
- the LOC108458460 gene encoding uncharacterized calcium-binding protein At1g02270-like isoform X2 has product MVMLASFFKDPEFANVDSSENESIPFRGTILRTKSGKFSSVSEPCVSCTTFNILAPIYKRLDQQNQNVRESDFRAFWLARNERIVDWLLYESSSIICLQEFWVGNEELVQMYEQRLGASGYDTFKLARTNNRGDGLLTAIHKEYFRVLNYRELLFNDFGDRVAQLLHVQSVIPFLQNNDDSMQQEILIVNTHLLFPHDSSLSIVRIHQVYKILQYLETYQRENKLSQVPVMLCGDWNGSKRGHVYKFLRSQGFVSSYDIAHEYTDSDHKWVSHRNHRGNICGVDFIWLRNPNKSIKPLKISWAEAAFGIIKYQLQKASLNEKDAFDFLRADNNGNYITYSDFCDALKQEMKDLWVQADVDGNGVLVYDEFKRIWYCTCSENIDEDSNSEDSKEGITKEAFGFAVKNAILFPREVEKGIWPENYHLSDHARLTALFSPVRLRCSQKSL; this is encoded by the exons ATG gtaATGTTGGCAAGTTTTTTTAAAGACCCAGAATTTGCTAATGTGGATTCAAGTGAAAACGAGTCTATACCTTTTAGAGGAACGATTTTGAGGACAAAAAGTGGTAAATTTTCATCAGTTTCGGAGCCTTGCGTTTCTTGTACCACCTTCAACATCTTGGCACCTATCTACAAGCGATTGGACCAGCAG AATCAGAACGTACGTGAAAGTGATTTCAGAGCATTTTGGTTAGCTAGAAATGAGAGGATTGTAGATTGGTTGCTTTATGAAAGCTCTTCCATTATCTGTCTCCAG GAATTTTGGGTTGGAAATGAAGAATTGGTACAAATGTACGAACAAAGGCTTGGTGCTAGTGGCTATGACACCTTCAAGCTTGCAAGAACcaacaaccgaggagatg GCTTGCTGACTGCCATTCACAAGGAGTActttagggttttaaattataGAGAGTTGCTCTTCAATGACTTCGGAGACCGTGTTGCTCAGTTGTTACATGTTCAATCGGTCATCCCTTTCTTGCAAAATAATGATGATAGTATGCAACAAGAAATTCTTATTGTGAACACCCACCTGTTATTTCCTCACGATTCCAGTTTATCCATCGTAAGAATTCACCAG GTTTATAAAATACTACAATATCTTGAAACATATCAGAGAGAAAACAAACTCAGCCAGGTGCCTGTCATGCTCTGCGG TGACTGGAATGGAAGCAAGCGTGGGCATGTTTACAAATTCCTCAGGTCCCAGGGATTTGTTTCATCGTACGATATTGCTCATGAATATACAGACAGTGATCACAAG TGGGTTAGCCATCGAAATCATAGAGGAAACATCTGTGGTGTTGATTTCATATGGCTTCGTAACCCTAACAAGTCAATAAAACCATTGAAGATAAGTTGGGCTGAAGCAGCTTTCGGTATAATAAAG TATCAACTTCAAAAGGCTTCATTGAATGAAAAAGATGCCTTTGACTTTCTAAGGGCCGACAACAATGGAAACTACATAACATATTCGGATTTCTGTGATGCACTTAAACAG GAGATGAAAGATCTTTGGGTCCAAGCAGACGTTGATGGAAATGGTGTTCTAGTCTACGATGAATTTAAA AGAATTTGGTACTGTACATGTTCAGAAAATATAGATGAAGATAGCAACTCAGAGGACTCGAAGGAAGGCATCACAAAAGAAGCCTTTGGTTTCGCAGTAAAGAATGCGATTCTCTTCCCCCGCGAAGTGGAGAAGGGGATATGGCCCGAGAACTACCACCTTTCCGATCATGCCCGACTCACTGCACTGTTCTCACCGGTTAGGTTACGGTGTTCACAGAAAAGCCTATAG